In Paraburkholderia terrae, the DNA window CATGAATTTCGCCGACATGCACAGCACCGATACCCCTCTCTCATCCAGCGTCCAGGTCGATCGCTGGGGCACGTTGCCCGGTCTCGGCGACATTCGTCTGTTCACGCTGCGCAACGCGCACGGCATGCGGGCCACCATCAGCGATCTCGGCGCGACGCTCGTCTCGTGGCACGCACCCGATCGCGCGGGCCGCGTCGCCGATGTCCTGCTCGGCCACGACACGCCCGCCGACTATCTGGCGAGCCGCTGGTTCTTCGGCTCGACCATCGGCCGCTGGGCGAACCGCATTGCGCAGGCGCGCTTCACGCTCGACGGCGTCGTTTATCAGCTCGACCGCAATGACGGCGACAACCTGCTGCACGGTGGTATCAACGGTTTTCACAAGGCGCTGTGGCATGCGCGCGAAGTGGACGGCGCGCTGGTGCTGTCGCACGAATCGCCCGAAGGCGACGCAGGTTTTCCCGGCGCGGTCGCGGCAACCGTGCGCTATGCGCTCGACGATGACGGCACGCTCACAATCGACTACGACGCCACCGCCGACGCACCCACGCCCATCAGCCTCACGAATCACGCGTACTTCAATCTGTCCGGCGACGCGTCCGCCGATGCGCCCGATATTCGCGGCCATGTGATCGCGATCGATGCGGACGCCTTCTTCGCCATCGACGACGCGATGATCCCCATCGAAAGAAAAGATGTGGCGGGCAGCGTGTTCGATTTTCGCGCGGGCGCGCCGATTGGCGCGCGTCTCGACTGGCCGGATGCGCAACTCGCCCGCGCAGGCGGCTTCGATCATTGCTACGTGCTGCACGACGGCGCCGCTGCAACGCGCACGGCCGCTACGCTCTACGATCCCGCCAGCGGGCGCGAACTGACGGTATCGACGGACGCCAAAGGCATGCAGTTCTATACGGGCAACTTTCTCGCGGGCGTCGCAGGACGCAACGGCAAGACGTACGGCAAGCACGCGGCGTTGTGCCTCGAAACAGGCGCGTTTCCGAATCAGGTCAATATGCCGGACGCCGAGCAGGTCGTGCTGCGGCCCGGTGAACGTTATCGCCACACCACCGTCTACCGGCTCGGCGTGCGTTGAGCACTTGCAGCGGCATTGCTTCCATATTCCTTACGTAATCTGTCGAAACATTGCCGCTGTTGTAATTCGCGCCCGATGATTGCGGCATTCATTACGCCATGAAATCATAGGCAGCCTTTTCTGATCTCAAAGCCAGCCCACTGCGACGCCTCATCCAAGGGCAAAGCGGCCAGCCAGCAAACGCCATCGCATCCCCCCGACGATGGTCATTCCGTCACGAAGCATCACGCGCGTCGCGAGCACCGACGGCCCGACGCGTGCGCCAGCCATTTCGACGACGGTTGCGGTCAGTTGCAAACCTACGCTGTCTTGCCCCTGGAGCGACCTGTGAACACACCCGATACCGTTGTCATCGATTCCGCCGCGCGCGCCAATGGGCAAAGCAAAAGCGCCGGCAATGGCGCGCCGCCCGCCGGCTCGCGCCGCATTACGTTTATCCGCTGGCTGCGCAAGGTGCATAGCTGGATCGGCCTGTGGGGCGCGGCACTCGGTCTTCTGATGGGCACGAGCGGCTTCTTGCTGAACCATCGCGGCGGACCGCTGCGCGTTTCGACTGGCGAGCCGCAGGTCGAGTCGCTGCAGGTGAAGCTGCCGCAGCCCGCGCCCGAGTCGCCGCGTGATCTCGCCAAGTGGCTCAAGCAGGAACTGAAGGTGCAAGGCAAGCCGGGCCGGGTGCAGAAGGAGCCGTCGCATCCCGTCGCGTGGGGTGATCGCAAGGCGGTTCAGCCGGAACACTGGCAGGTGAGCTTCGCGTCGCCTGGCGAGAACACGCAAGCGGAGTACTGGGTCGGTAATGACTATGTGACCGTCAAGCGCAGCGCCAACACGTTCCTCGCGGCGCTGACGAACCTTCACAAGGGCGTGGGCCTGAGCGTCGGCTGGGTGCTGGTGATCGACACGTTCGCGGGCGGCGTGATCTTGCTGTCGCTGACAGGCGTCTTGCTGTGGACGCAGTTGAACAAGCGTCGCACGATCGGTGCGGTGCTGGTGCTTGGGTCGATCGTCGCGGCTATCGTCGCCGGGATGTCCTGACGCGTCGCGCTCATCGAATAGAACAAAGGGCGATGCACCGCTGTGCATCGCCCTTTTTCGTTGAGGCCTTTAAAGCCGCAAGATCTTTTAACGGCGGAACGCCGGCGCGCCCATCGGCGCTCCCGTATTGCCGCAATCGACGACGATCTCCGCCGCCGTCATGCCCGACGCCGCATCCGATGCAAGAAACACAGCCGCCTGCGCCACTTCGTCGGCCAGCGCGAAACGGCCCATCGGAATCATCGGCGAGAGCGCCGTTTCCGTTGCGTCGAGCGTTGCGCCTTCACGGTCGCCGCGCGTCCAGATCGACGTGCGGGTACCACCAGGAATGACCGTATTCACGCGGATACCGCGCGTAACGAGTTCCGAAGCGAGTACGCGCGCCATGCCGGAGATCGCCGCCTTCGATGCTGAATACGCCGACGACCCCGGCGCGCCCAACTGACGCATCACCGAGCCGTTCAGCACGATCGAACCGCCCTCGCCCATCAGCGGCACGGCCGCCTGCACGGTGAGGAACACGGCCGTCACGTTGGTACGCATGATCGCTTCGAACTTCTCCGCCGTCGTGCTGCCGACAGGCGTCGCACCGCTTACGCCCGCATTCGCGAACACGATATCCAGCTTGCCGAACTTGTCGGCGATCACTTTCATCACTTCATCGATGGCCGCGGGATCGTCCAGATCCGCGCGAATCGGAAGCGCATTCGGGCCCAGTTCGGCCGCCGCTTCGTCGAGCTTCTTCTGGTCGCGGCCCGTGATCGCCACGCGCGCGCCTTGCGCGATCAGGATGCGCGCCGCCGCGAAACCGATGCCGCCGTTGCCGCCTGTGATGAGTGCCGTCTTGTTTGCGAATGACATGAGCATTTCTCCAGAAATTGAGGTTGAGGGCGGACATCCGCCCGCAGCTGTTTTATAATTGCAACTGCAATCTTAAATTAATGATAGTGACCGCAATCAATAAGTGTCAAGCGGTTTTTCTCACCGGTTTGTTGCGGAAGGTGGAATAGCGATGAAAGTGAGCAAGGAAAAGGCGGCGCAAAACCGCGCGGCCCTTGTCGAAACGGCCGCGCGCCTGTTCAGGACACACGGCATCGACGGCGTCGGTGTCGCCGAAATCGGCAAGGCGGCGGGGCTCACGCATGGCGCGCTCTACGCGCACTTCCCGTCGAAGGAAGCGCTCGCGGCGGAAGCGCTCGCGCACGGTCTGCAGATCGGCCACGAACGCATGACCCGAACGTCCGATGGCCATGCGCCGAGCCTGAGCGAACTGCTCAACAGCTATTTGTCGGAAGAAAAACGCGACGACATTGCGAACGGCTGCGCGATGGCGGCGTCGGCGAGCGAGGTCGGCCGTCAGGACGAAACGATCAGCGCGCGCTACAGCGAAGGTTTCGAGTTGATGGTGTCAGTGTTCGAAAAGCACCTGCGCGCGCACAAGGTGAAGGGCGACCCGCGCGAGAAGGCGATAGCGATTTCGTCGACGCTGATCGGCGCGATCGCGGCGTCGCGCGCGGTATTGAAGGCACAGCCGGAACTCGCCAACGACATTCTGCGGGCGGTGCGGCGCGCGGTCGGCGATATTGCGGGCGAGAAAGCCTGAACGTCGGGCGCGTCGAACGAAGAACTGCTTCAAAAGCGCGACGCAATCCGCACGCGCCGCTGTCCACGCACGTCACGCCTTGAACTCGCGAATGCGATGTCCAATAGTTAAGTGGGAATAAAGAGGACCGCGTCGTAGTTCGTCAATTGATGACGAACACGCCATTCTTCGAGCAAGGAGTGCATCGTGCGCAAGATCATTGTTTCGCTTCAGTTGACTACCGCTCTCGCGCTGTCTGTCGGCGCCGCGCTATCGAATGCGCAAGGGCTTTCCACTTACGACGACGTGAACGCGCCCGTCAATAGCACGCGCCTGATGCCCAACGCGCCGCGCGGCAGCGAATATCCGACGCACGGTAATCAGCAGGCGGGCGAAATGAATCTGAATCCCACCGATCCGCGCGCGCAACTCGTTACTGGCACGCCTAATAACGCCCAGTCGGGCGGGTATGGGTCGCCGCTCGCGGGTGTGCATTCCGCTGTTCCGCCGGGCCAATAGCGGTTTGGGTTTGGTTTTGGTTTCGGTGGCGGTTTGGTTTTGCTTTCGCTGGCATCCGCGATTTGCCTTCGTGCTTCAAGCGTCGCCCCTGTGCGGGGCGGCATTCGCGTTTGCGCCTTCGCGGCGCGGGCGGATTGGTTGTTTTGCCTTTGCGCTGGCATCCGCGGTTTGGTCTTGCTTTCGCTGGCATCCGCGTTATGCCTACGTGCTTCAGACGTCGCCCCTGTGCGGGGCGGCACCTACTTTTCTTTGCCGCCGCAAAGAAAAGTAGGCAAAAGAAAGCGGCTCACACCGCCAACATCTCTCTTTGCCTGAGGGCCCCCAAAGGGTCTTACGCTTCACACGGCAATCACGTGACCCATGTTCGTTGCCAACGCTCTTGCGCTGCGCCTCACCCGCTTCACACACCCGCGCTACACCACGCCGTGCCAGATATTCCACGGCCGCCCAGGTGGCAAACTGTGTGTAGGCCGTAGTGCCTCGCGCGCCTCACTTCGGACCGATAGCACGCGCATACCTCCATGTAAGAACGCCAGGCTATACGACGCGACAACCTACACACAGTTTGCCACCTGGGCGGCACATACCATTCGCTGCCGCTTGCCCGGGTACGGGTATTCGAAGTGGGTGAGGCGTTCATTCGAAGCGTTGGCAACCAGCACCAACCAGGGCACCGCCGTGTGAAGCGTGGGACCGGTTGGGGGCCCTCAGGCAAACACAAGAACCGGCGGTGTTAGCCGCTTTCTTTTGCCTACTTTTCTTTGCGGCGGCAAAGAAAAGTAGGTGCCGCCCCGCACAGGGGCGACGCCTGAAGCACGAAGCCAAATCGCGGATGCCAGCGAAAGAACAAACCGCAGATACCAGCACAAAAACAAAAACCACAAAAAAAAAGCCCGCTTGCGCGGGCAACCTTCTACCAGGAGACAACAGAAAAAAAACCGCATCAACCCTTAGTCGCACCAAACGTGAGCCCTGCAACGAAGTGCTTCTGCATCGCAAAGAACATCGCAACAGAAGGCAGTGCCGCCAGAATCGAACCCGCCGACACCAGATTCCACGCCGTCGTCCATTGCCCTTTG includes these proteins:
- a CDS encoding aldose epimerase family protein — translated: MNFADMHSTDTPLSSSVQVDRWGTLPGLGDIRLFTLRNAHGMRATISDLGATLVSWHAPDRAGRVADVLLGHDTPADYLASRWFFGSTIGRWANRIAQARFTLDGVVYQLDRNDGDNLLHGGINGFHKALWHAREVDGALVLSHESPEGDAGFPGAVAATVRYALDDDGTLTIDYDATADAPTPISLTNHAYFNLSGDASADAPDIRGHVIAIDADAFFAIDDAMIPIERKDVAGSVFDFRAGAPIGARLDWPDAQLARAGGFDHCYVLHDGAAATRTAATLYDPASGRELTVSTDAKGMQFYTGNFLAGVAGRNGKTYGKHAALCLETGAFPNQVNMPDAEQVVLRPGERYRHTTVYRLGVR
- a CDS encoding PepSY-associated TM helix domain-containing protein, encoding MNTPDTVVIDSAARANGQSKSAGNGAPPAGSRRITFIRWLRKVHSWIGLWGAALGLLMGTSGFLLNHRGGPLRVSTGEPQVESLQVKLPQPAPESPRDLAKWLKQELKVQGKPGRVQKEPSHPVAWGDRKAVQPEHWQVSFASPGENTQAEYWVGNDYVTVKRSANTFLAALTNLHKGVGLSVGWVLVIDTFAGGVILLSLTGVLLWTQLNKRRTIGAVLVLGSIVAAIVAGMS
- a CDS encoding SDR family oxidoreductase, coding for MSFANKTALITGGNGGIGFAAARILIAQGARVAITGRDQKKLDEAAAELGPNALPIRADLDDPAAIDEVMKVIADKFGKLDIVFANAGVSGATPVGSTTAEKFEAIMRTNVTAVFLTVQAAVPLMGEGGSIVLNGSVMRQLGAPGSSAYSASKAAISGMARVLASELVTRGIRVNTVIPGGTRTSIWTRGDREGATLDATETALSPMIPMGRFALADEVAQAAVFLASDAASGMTAAEIVVDCGNTGAPMGAPAFRR
- a CDS encoding TetR/AcrR family transcriptional regulator produces the protein MKVSKEKAAQNRAALVETAARLFRTHGIDGVGVAEIGKAAGLTHGALYAHFPSKEALAAEALAHGLQIGHERMTRTSDGHAPSLSELLNSYLSEEKRDDIANGCAMAASASEVGRQDETISARYSEGFELMVSVFEKHLRAHKVKGDPREKAIAISSTLIGAIAASRAVLKAQPELANDILRAVRRAVGDIAGEKA